Proteins encoded in a region of the Perca fluviatilis chromosome 8, GENO_Pfluv_1.0, whole genome shotgun sequence genome:
- the LOC120564143 gene encoding zona pellucida sperm-binding protein 4-like — protein MSNCCLIMAKRWNVTSLVALALLGCLVWTKVEAQYPYTKGATLPQVPLVLPGSFFRHRVPQTVQQSQQPQPPPHPQQPQQLQRPPQPQPPPPPPWPLAQPQPPPPQPQPPPPPPPWPLPQPQPPPPPPQPQPQQRKHSPSFPSCEVAAAQRIPCGGSGISADACKVISCCFDGQGCYFGKAVTVQVTKDAQFIVVVAKDATLPSIDLESISLLGHGPGCTYVDSNSEFVIYQFPVTACGTIVMEEPGVIIYQNRMSSSFEVGIGPFGAVTRDSSFELLFQGRFTGTSIETVVVEVLPLQDPPLPVAALGPISVQLRLANGQCYTKDCNQVDAAYSSFYTKADYPVTKILRDSVYVEVQLLKKTDSLLVLTLGRCWVTGGPNPSSLPQWEIITDGCPNKDDHYLSSLIPVVSSSGLDFPTHYRRFLFKMFTLVDHNSLQPLKKQVYIHCSTAVCQAMPGSNCEPSCASKMKRDVEAVDQMNAEPKIVASVGPVIMEQ, from the exons ATGTCAAACTGCTGTTTAATCATGGCAAAGCGCTGGAATGTCACCTCTTTAGTGGCACTAGCACTGCTAGGGTGCTTAGTTTGGACAAAGGTAGAAGCTCAGTACCCGTATACAAAGGGCGCTACACTTCCTCAGGTACCACTAGTTCTTCCAGGATCTTTTTTCCGGCATCGGGTTCCTCAAACTGTTCAACAGTCACAGCAACCGCAGCCACCACCACATCCACAACAACCACAGCAACTGCAGCGACCACCGCAACCACAGCCACCACCGCCGCCACCATGGCCACTAGCGCAACCGCAGCCACCACCACCGCAACCgcagccaccaccaccaccgccaCCATGGCCACTACCGCAACCGCAGCCACCGCCGCCGCCACCGCAACCGCAACCACAGCAACGCAAGCATTCACCTTCTTTCCCGAGTTGTGAGGTGGCAGCAGCCCAGAGAATCCCCTGTGGAGGTTCTGGTATCTCTGCAGATGCATGTAAAGTGATTAGCTGCTGCTTTGATGGCCAAGGATGCTACTTCGGAAAAGCAG TGACTGTCCAGGTCACCAAGGATGCCCAGTTCATTGTTGTAGTGGCCAAAGATGCCACTCTGCCCAGCATTGACCTTGAGTCAATCTCACTGTTGGGACATGGTCCAGGCTGTACATATGTTGACTCCAATTCAGAGTTTGTGATTTACCAATTTCCTGTTACTGCATGTGGCACCATTGTTATG GAGGAGCCTGGTGTTATTATCTATCAGAACAGGATGTCTTCCTCATTTGAAGTGGGTATTGGGCCTTTTGGAGCCGTTACCAGGGACAGCTCCTTTGA ATTGCTCTTCCAGGGTAGGTTCACTGGCACTTCTATTGAAACTGTGGTTGTAGAAGTATTACCGCTACAAGATCCTCCTCTACCGGTTGCTGCTCTGGGACCCATCAGTGTACAGCTGAGGTTGGCTAACGGACAATGCTATACAAAGGATTGTAATCAAG TGGATGCGGCCTATAGCTCTTTCTACACGAAGGCAGACTATCCTGTGACCAAAATACTGAGGGACTCTGTGTACGTGGAGGTTCAACTCCTTAAAAAGACAGATTCCCTTCTTGTCCTGACTCTTGGTCGCTGTTGGGTAACCGGTGGCCCCAACCCTTCCAGTCTGCCCCAGTGGGAAATTATCACAGACGG gtgtcCAAACAAGGATGATCACTACTTGTCCTCACTGATTCCAGTTGTTTCCTCCTCTGGTCTGGACTTCCCTACTCACTACAGGCGTTtccttttcaaaatgtttactTTAGTGGACCACAATTCATTGCAACCCCTGAAGAAACAG GTGTACATTCACTGCAGTACAGCTGTGTGCCAAGCTATGCCCGGCAGTAACTGTGAACCGTCATGCGCCAGCAAAATGAAGAGAGATGTGGAGGCTGTGGACCAGATGAATGCTGAGCCTAAGATTGTGGCTTCTGTTGGACCAGTGATCATGGAGCAGTAA